The Verrucomicrobiota bacterium nucleotide sequence ACGGGTAGTGGGTGCAACCGAGGACCAGCGTGTCGATCCGGTGTTTGTCAAAGGGTTTCAGGTATTCCTCCAAAACCTGGTGCGTCACCGCGTGGTTGACCCAGCCTTCCTCGACCAGCGGCACGAGCAACGGACACGCGCGCGCAAACACTTTCGCCCGTTGATCTCGCGCTAGAATTTCCCGAGTGTAAGCCTGGCTTCGGATCGTCGCGGAAGTGCCGATCACGCCAATCCGGCGATTCCGCGTCACGCTTGCCGCCGCCTGGGCGCCGGGCGTGATGACTCCAAAAATCGGGAGATCGAACTTTTTCTTGAGTTGCGCCAGCGCCCAGGCCGAGGCCGTGTTGCAGGCGATGACCACCGCCTTGACGTTCTGACGCAGGAGAAACGCCGTATCTTCGCACGCGAACCGCACGATGGTGCTCGGGGATTTCGTCCCGTAAGGAACACGCGCCGTATCGCCCAGATAAACCAAATCCTCGCCCGGCAACGCGCGGCGGATTTGCTCCACCACCGTCAATCCGCCGACGCCGGAATCAAAAACGCCGATGGGCGATTCGCGGTTCGCGTTCATTTGAAGGCCGAACAGAACCACAGCCCGGAGAAACGTTCCACGCGAAAAACATCGTACCCGGACGCGGCCAGGCCAATTCATCGGCCCGGACCGCCCGCCACTCCAAGCCATCGCCTCCGGGCCGGTCTCCTCGCTCAATCTGGCTGGCGGCCAAGTTGACAGCGGCTGAGCCTTCATCCACATTCACTTTTGAAACTCCAGAAGGAAGTCAAAATGCAGCCGATGACCGCACCGAGGCCCGCCGACAAGTCAAACCGTGGATGGCCGCGGCCACCCCGAATTGGTCGTAACTGACTTCTGGATGATTAATTATGTTTGGCAATTGGCACTTCAGCCACTCATGAAAACTGAACGACGCGAGTTTTACAGTGAGGATGATGTCCCACCGCTGTGCGTCACCGTTTCCTGATCTCTTCTCGGCGAAAGTAGAGATCGGTCGATGTTGGAATTGCCGGAAGCGTTATCAGTTTCATCCCAAAAAGTGGGGTAGCGCGCGATTTTGCTGTATTGACTGTGAAGTTGCCTACACCAAGAAGCAGAGGGCCAAGAAGGCA carries:
- a CDS encoding glutamate racemase; the encoded protein is MNANRESPIGVFDSGVGGLTVVEQIRRALPGEDLVYLGDTARVPYGTKSPSTIVRFACEDTAFLLRQNVKAVVIACNTASAWALAQLKKKFDLPIFGVITPGAQAAASVTRNRRIGVIGTSATIRSQAYTREILARDQRAKVFARACPLLVPLVEEGWVNHAVTHQVLEEYLKPFDKHRIDTLVLGCTHYPLLKPAIRKILEKRVALVDSAEACANYVREQLARSGLLRTERRAAGTLQPFVTDDVGRFEEMAGRFLSSAPKRARRVELAA